In a genomic window of Algoriphagus halophilus:
- a CDS encoding Gfo/Idh/MocA family protein: MIRYLFFLMALIQTFPSFSQNKLKIGVAGLTHGHVGWILDANKRADIEIVGIAEPNQELAERLTSQYGISMDLVFDDLEEMLITTQPEAVTAFGNIFDHLSVVEASAPKGIHVMVEKPLAVNLDHAKRMAELAQKHGIHLLTNYETTWYPSVEKAQQLLEGGKVGEMRKLIVRDGHRGPKKIGVNPEFLEWLTDPKLNGGGAIIDFGCYGANLSTWLQEGKKPISVTAVTQQLQSENNPKVDDDATIILTYEDSQTILEPSWNWPIGRKDMEIYGLTGAIFADNGRTLRIRMAEGYDGFDEETLTFESRKAPFDDPFSYLIAVIRNEIEVKPYDLSSLENNLIVVEILDAAVKSSKTHQTIFLK; encoded by the coding sequence ATGATTCGCTATTTATTTTTCTTGATGGCTCTTATCCAAACCTTTCCATCTTTTTCTCAAAACAAATTAAAAATTGGAGTTGCAGGGCTGACGCATGGACATGTAGGTTGGATTTTAGATGCCAACAAAAGAGCAGACATTGAAATTGTTGGAATTGCAGAGCCGAACCAAGAGTTAGCGGAGAGACTGACTTCACAATACGGAATTTCCATGGACTTGGTATTTGATGATTTGGAAGAGATGTTGATAACTACCCAACCGGAAGCAGTTACCGCCTTTGGAAATATTTTTGACCACTTGTCCGTGGTAGAGGCTTCTGCTCCCAAAGGGATTCACGTGATGGTGGAGAAACCTTTGGCGGTGAATTTAGATCATGCAAAAAGAATGGCTGAATTAGCCCAAAAGCATGGAATCCATCTCCTGACCAATTATGAAACCACCTGGTATCCTTCCGTAGAAAAAGCACAGCAGCTATTGGAAGGTGGGAAAGTTGGTGAAATGAGAAAACTAATTGTTAGAGACGGCCATAGAGGACCCAAGAAAATTGGGGTTAACCCTGAATTTTTGGAATGGTTGACTGACCCCAAATTAAATGGAGGAGGAGCGATCATTGACTTTGGTTGTTATGGGGCAAATCTTTCCACTTGGCTTCAAGAGGGAAAAAAGCCAATCTCCGTCACTGCTGTAACACAGCAATTACAATCTGAAAATAATCCCAAAGTGGATGACGATGCCACCATCATCTTAACCTATGAAGATTCCCAAACCATATTGGAACCTTCATGGAATTGGCCAATTGGAAGAAAAGACATGGAAATCTATGGACTCACAGGAGCTATTTTTGCAGACAATGGCCGGACTTTAAGAATTCGAATGGCAGAAGGCTACGATGGTTTTGACGAAGAAACACTGACTTTTGAATCTAGAAAAGCTCCCTTCGATGATCCTTTTTCTTACCTAATAGCTGTAATTAGAAATGAAATCGAAGTTAAGCCTTATGATTTAAGCTCTTTGGAAAATAATTTGATAGTAGTTGAAATCCTGGATGCAGCAGTCAAAAGTTCAAAAACCCATCAAACTATTTTCCTTAAATAA